Proteins from a genomic interval of Mycoplasmopsis columboralis:
- a CDS encoding restriction endonuclease subunit S, producing the protein MVQYYKGAFVTTDNRIAVVKDKETLRTKYLYYFLKNNINTIASFYRGSGIKHPNMSDILEMEIMIPSIQEQDRIIEILDKFTTFSAELKAELKARKEQYTYYRNYLLSEEKLNYIYQLKDLVEFRKDETSKIAPEGHLYPVVSGGETSKQKTDIYNREENFITISSSGANAGIVNFWSTKIFAKDCFSLEAKSNLLNQKYLYYWLKSNQEEIYKLKSLGTIPRVYAKDVENLKIQLPSIKIQNKIVDVLDNFEKICQDINVGLPSELNLREQQYAYYRDKLLSFAQGNLEVSPERERLARSS; encoded by the coding sequence ATTGTTCAATATTACAAAGGTGCTTTTGTAACTACTGATAATAGAATTGCAGTAGTGAAAGATAAAGAAACATTAAGAACAAAGTATTTGTATTACTTTTTAAAAAACAACATAAATACTATCGCAAGTTTTTATAGAGGATCAGGAATAAAACACCCTAATATGTCTGATATATTAGAAATGGAAATTATGATTCCTTCAATACAAGAACAAGATAGAATTATTGAAATACTTGACAAATTTACAACTTTTTCAGCAGAGCTGAAGGCCGAGCTGAAGGCAAGAAAAGAACAATATACTTACTATAGAAATTATCTTTTATCAGAAGAAAAATTAAATTATATATACCAATTAAAAGATTTAGTCGAATTTAGGAAAGATGAGACTTCTAAGATAGCTCCAGAAGGACATTTGTATCCTGTAGTTTCAGGGGGAGAAACATCAAAACAAAAAACTGATATTTACAATAGAGAAGAAAATTTTATAACAATTTCTTCATCTGGAGCTAATGCCGGAATTGTAAATTTTTGAAGTACAAAAATCTTTGCAAAAGATTGTTTTTCGTTAGAAGCTAAGAGCAATCTTTTGAATCAAAAGTATCTTTATTACTGATTAAAATCAAATCAAGAGGAAATTTATAAATTAAAATCACTAGGTACAATACCTCGTGTATATGCTAAAGATGTAGAAAATTTAAAGATTCAACTACCAAGTATAAAAATTCAAAATAAAATTGTAGATGTTCTTGATAATTTCGAAAAAATATGTCAAGATATTAATGTTGGACTTCCTTCGGAATTAAATCTCAGAGAACAACAATACGCATATTATCGTGATAAACTTCTAAGTTTTGCTCAAGGAAATCTTGAAGTGTCTCCAGAGAGAGAGAGACTGGCAAGATCTAGTTAA
- a CDS encoding Mbov_0400 family ICE element protein, with amino-acid sequence MINKVWKREFNKISKGIDTISFDKYGNQILKYDNFNNKNWNNCRPLIVFHYGEYTFYLNMRSAKKDRKQLPFEYEIQNKNNTNNDWVDTSNIMVMNTEEFDLLYSEKDYEEINSLSLFDAKQIMSMVINNFTQDSIDYDLTFQKVEINKETMQPESKIILSTLNFKAYKMLDYMESFPYNESLWYIFEDLKNASDEEFLEYIHNNKNDWDLIKNRYRSEILEPSEEESKNNAKKEKQVIVM; translated from the coding sequence ATGATAAATAAGGTGTGAAAAAGAGAATTTAATAAGATTTCAAAAGGTATAGATACAATTTCTTTTGATAAATACGGTAATCAAATACTAAAATATGATAACTTTAATAACAAAAACTGAAATAATTGTAGACCGTTAATTGTATTTCATTACGGAGAATATACTTTTTATTTAAATATGCGTTCAGCTAAAAAAGATAGAAAGCAACTACCTTTTGAATATGAAATACAAAATAAAAATAACACTAATAACGACTGAGTTGATACATCAAATATTATGGTAATGAATACCGAAGAATTTGATTTACTTTACAGTGAAAAAGATTATGAAGAGATCAATTCACTTTCATTATTTGATGCAAAACAAATAATGTCAATGGTAATCAATAACTTTACGCAAGATTCAATTGATTATGATTTAACATTTCAAAAAGTAGAAATCAACAAAGAAACTATGCAACCAGAAAGTAAAATTATTTTGTCAACTCTTAATTTCAAAGCTTATAAAATGCTTGATTATATGGAGTCCTTTCCTTACAATGAATCACTGTGATATATCTTTGAAGATTTAAAAAATGCGAGTGATGAAGAATTTTTAGAATATATTCACAATAACAAAAATGATTGAGATCTCATAAAAAATAGATACAGATCAGAGATTTTGGAACCTTCTGAAGAAGAGTCAAAAAATAATGCTAAAAAAGAAAAGCAAGTAATTGTAATGTAA
- a CDS encoding bifunctional 5,10-methylenetetrahydrofolate dehydrogenase/5,10-methenyltetrahydrofolate cyclohydrolase, which yields MQILSGKELAKRELEKLRDELAAMNLVRKPRLAIIQVGDNPASDKYVQQKIQKCEFVGIEGRLFKYPEKITQNRLLQKMDDINEWADGVIVQLPLPKHIPVQVILDAVPYDKDVDGLSTKNEFALYNEAGKCFIPATARAVLELMQEYNIEVEGKKVCVVGRSHLVGKPLAHIIKRQGANVATFDEHTGIKGIESADILIVAIGVARYVKADNVKEGVTIIDVGTNLDAQVPDEIYGDVDFESVQHKAAAITPVPGGVGPMTVVCLLKNLIDTLK from the coding sequence ATGCAAATACTAAGTGGTAAAGAATTAGCTAAAAGAGAATTAGAAAAACTCAGAGATGAGCTTGCAGCTATGAACTTGGTGCGTAAACCTCGTTTAGCTATCATTCAAGTTGGAGATAATCCAGCTTCAGATAAATATGTGCAACAAAAAATTCAAAAATGCGAATTTGTAGGAATTGAAGGAAGGTTATTTAAATACCCTGAAAAAATTACTCAAAATCGTTTACTTCAAAAAATGGACGACATCAACGAATGAGCTGATGGAGTTATTGTACAACTTCCATTGCCAAAACACATTCCAGTTCAAGTTATTTTAGATGCTGTACCTTATGATAAAGATGTGGATGGATTAAGCACCAAAAACGAATTTGCACTTTATAACGAAGCTGGAAAATGCTTTATTCCAGCTACAGCTAGAGCTGTGCTTGAATTAATGCAAGAATACAACATTGAAGTTGAAGGCAAAAAAGTCTGTGTAGTGGGAAGAAGCCATTTAGTTGGAAAACCACTTGCTCACATCATCAAACGTCAAGGAGCTAATGTGGCTACTTTTGATGAACACACTGGTATTAAAGGAATTGAAAGTGCTGACATTTTAATTGTTGCCATTGGAGTAGCTCGTTACGTGAAAGCCGATAATGTTAAAGAAGGTGTAACCATTATTGATGTGGGAACTAATTTAGACGCACAAGTTCCTGATGAAATTTATGGGGATGTAGATTTTGAAAGTGTTCAACATAAAGCAGCAGCTATCACACCTGTTCCTGGGGGAGTGGGTCCAATGACTGTAGTGTGCTTGCTTAAAAACTTAATTGACACTTTAAAATAA
- a CDS encoding restriction endonuclease subunit S → MKCLQRERDWQDLVKLIEYVFKPDLKIEKRQLRRLKELLDYIQPNDFIIESELTNDKSKTPVLSPGKIFILGYSSDTNNIFNASTSEPIILFDDFTCAIKFVDFPFKVRSSACKILIPKNNEINIKYVYHVLKDLNIKNENVQRQWINNYSNISINIPSLYQQNKIVKILDLFQELTNTLKTGLPKEIELREQQYAYYRDKLLSFAQGNLEVSPERERERELAQALNSIAFEMLCYLNLIYSKSYLLLSDFAFVNSGEYIVKKELINNGLYPVYSSQTSNNGEIGRLNSYTHDGEYIKIAMYGANAGEVFYRNEKFTPTQLCGVVEQNSGLINFKFLYHYLKKNVPSYVLEGSGIPTVTTGKLKNIRIPFVDIFKQKQIATILDAFEKYCAEISGILPLKISLVEQQYQYYLNKLLEHNKRTD, encoded by the coding sequence TTGAAGTGTCTCCAGAGAGAGAGAGACTGGCAAGATCTAGTTAAATTAATAGAATATGTTTTTAAACCTGACTTAAAGATAGAAAAAAGACAACTAAGAAGATTAAAAGAACTGTTGGATTATATACAACCAAATGATTTTATAATTGAGAGCGAACTAACAAATGATAAAAGCAAAACTCCTGTTTTAAGTCCAGGTAAAATTTTTATACTTGGATATTCTTCTGATACCAATAATATTTTTAACGCTTCCACAAGTGAACCTATTATACTCTTTGATGATTTTACATGTGCCATTAAATTTGTAGATTTTCCTTTTAAGGTAAGATCTTCTGCTTGCAAGATTTTAATACCTAAAAACAATGAAATCAATATAAAATATGTTTATCATGTCTTAAAAGACCTTAATATAAAAAATGAAAATGTTCAAAGACAATGAATAAATAATTACTCGAATATTTCAATAAACATTCCTTCCTTATATCAACAAAATAAAATAGTGAAAATACTTGATTTATTTCAGGAATTGACCAACACTCTCAAAACTGGCTTGCCAAAAGAAATTGAACTAAGAGAACAACAATACGCATATTATCGTGATAAACTTCTAAGTTTTGCTCAAGGAAATCTTGAAGTGTCTCCAGAGAGAGAGAGAGAGAGAGAGCTTGCGCAAGCATTAAATAGTATTGCTTTTGAGATGCTTTGCTATTTAAACTTAATTTATTCAAAAAGTTATTTATTGTTATCTGATTTTGCCTTTGTAAATTCTGGAGAATATATTGTGAAGAAAGAACTAATTAATAATGGTTTATATCCAGTATATTCTTCTCAAACAAGTAACAATGGTGAAATAGGAAGATTAAATTCATACACGCATGATGGCGAATACATTAAAATTGCAATGTATGGAGCAAATGCTGGAGAAGTATTTTATCGTAATGAAAAATTTACTCCTACACAATTATGTGGGGTTGTGGAACAAAATAGTGGTTTAATAAATTTCAAATTCCTTTATCACTATTTGAAGAAAAATGTACCATCATATGTTTTAGAAGGCAGCGGAATACCTACTGTTACAACAGGGAAATTGAAAAATATTAGAATACCTTTTGTGGATATCTTTAAGCAAAAACAAATTGCCACAATTTTAGATGCTTTTGAAAAATATTGTGCTGAAATATCAGGAATTTTACCTCTTAAAATCAGCTTAGTTGAACAACAATATCAATACTACTTAAACAAATTATTAGAGCATAACAAAAGGACAGATTAA
- a CDS encoding Mbov_0401 family ICE element transposase-like protein, with amino-acid sequence MQNDPNKLIVNLIQKEFYNEEIAFSLSKERKEKRWNIHSRITRKVKTSYGILLLEKIKYRDKNRKIRYFDNPVFKIPKYKNICEDLENKVFMLKLDGVSNRSIAQNHLNKAITRQYVSTILNSRKVENKVNFTAENIIHKNILYVEVDDTFSYFRDKNNKIVKHRLRTIVCHTGKDEFNNLTNKTVIIQDTIVDKNNSSLHELYFKIRSLIYKHYGDQIKQIIFYGDGARYMKGLAKLLNSTYILDLFHLTRKLFMLCGFSKYNTKNKALFIDFLQQNKITLYRFSKLLIIKGKWQQAISLLEEEFAKRKDQISSTKIQELKDFYKYLKSNETAIVNYENEFNIGSHTEAFISHYVKKICKRKFAIYGNECFKNLLLMNIKNNENLIFI; translated from the coding sequence ATGCAAAATGATCCAAATAAATTAATAGTTAACCTTATTCAAAAGGAGTTTTATAACGAAGAAATTGCTTTTTCACTCTCAAAAGAAAGGAAAGAAAAAAGGTGAAATATTCATTCAAGAATTACTAGAAAAGTTAAGACTTCGTATGGTATATTGCTTTTAGAGAAGATTAAATATAGAGATAAAAACAGAAAAATTCGTTATTTTGACAACCCAGTTTTTAAAATACCAAAGTATAAAAACATTTGTGAAGACTTAGAAAACAAAGTCTTTATGCTTAAACTTGATGGTGTTTCAAATCGCTCAATAGCTCAAAATCATTTAAACAAAGCTATCACTAGACAGTATGTTTCAACAATTTTAAACTCACGAAAAGTTGAAAATAAAGTGAATTTTACAGCAGAAAATATTATTCATAAAAACATTTTATATGTTGAAGTAGATGATACATTTTCTTATTTTAGAGACAAAAATAACAAAATTGTCAAACACAGATTAAGAACAATTGTTTGTCATACAGGGAAAGATGAGTTTAATAATTTAACTAATAAAACTGTTATTATTCAAGACACAATTGTTGATAAAAATAACAGCTCTTTACACGAACTTTACTTCAAAATTAGATCATTAATTTACAAACATTATGGAGACCAAATCAAGCAAATTATCTTTTATGGAGACGGAGCAAGATATATGAAAGGTCTTGCTAAGTTATTAAATTCAACATACATTTTAGATCTTTTTCACTTAACAAGAAAGCTCTTTATGCTATGTGGTTTTTCTAAATACAACACTAAAAATAAAGCTTTATTTATTGATTTTTTACAACAAAACAAAATAACTTTGTATAGATTTTCTAAGTTATTGATAATAAAAGGAAAATGACAACAAGCTATTTCACTATTAGAAGAAGAATTTGCAAAACGAAAAGATCAAATATCTTCAACAAAAATTCAAGAACTTAAAGATTTTTACAAGTATCTTAAAAGCAATGAAACAGCTATTGTAAATTACGAAAATGAATTCAATATTGGTTCACATACAGAAGCTTTCATATCTCATTATGTCAAAAAAATATGTAAAAGAAAGTTTGCAATTTATGGTAATGAATGCTTTAAAAACTTGCTTTTAATGAACATTAAAAATAACGAAAATTTGATTTTTATTTAA
- the pfkA gene encoding 6-phosphofructokinase: MRKIAILTSGGDAPGMNSAVAAIAKAAKAANLEPYVVLEGYKGLYHNQIVKADSMNLNFYASQGGTAIYSARFPEFKNKEVRDVAIANLKKHDIEALVVIGGDGSYMGAQLLHEAGVKTIGLPGTIDNDIASSDFTIGYDTALNTIVEAIDKIRDTATSHQRIMIVEVMGNNCGDLALYSGLATGAEIIATSDYKPSVEEIVAKAKELTAQPGRRSVIVVVSEKCYNLKELEKAIEETTGWATRSNPLNHIQRGGRPTAQERIYASLMGIKAVEYLVAGKSGLAIGILNNDVVGTPILEALSMKNASKEKSVQKAIKFNKLNQVG; the protein is encoded by the coding sequence ATGAGAAAAATTGCTATTTTAACCTCAGGAGGAGATGCTCCTGGAATGAACTCAGCTGTAGCAGCTATTGCTAAAGCCGCTAAAGCCGCAAACTTAGAACCTTATGTAGTTTTAGAAGGATACAAAGGGCTTTATCACAATCAAATTGTTAAAGCTGATAGTATGAACTTAAACTTTTATGCTTCACAAGGAGGAACTGCTATTTATTCAGCACGTTTCCCTGAATTTAAAAACAAAGAAGTTAGAGATGTAGCTATTGCCAACCTTAAAAAACATGACATTGAAGCACTTGTAGTTATTGGTGGAGATGGAAGCTACATGGGAGCTCAATTACTTCATGAAGCCGGAGTTAAAACTATTGGACTTCCTGGAACAATTGATAATGACATTGCTTCTTCAGATTTTACAATTGGATATGACACTGCGCTAAACACTATTGTTGAAGCTATTGACAAAATTAGAGATACTGCTACTTCACACCAAAGAATTATGATTGTAGAAGTGATGGGAAACAATTGTGGAGATTTAGCTTTATATTCAGGATTAGCTACTGGAGCTGAAATTATTGCAACTAGCGATTACAAACCTTCAGTTGAAGAAATTGTTGCTAAAGCTAAAGAATTAACTGCACAACCAGGCAGAAGAAGCGTGATTGTTGTGGTATCAGAAAAATGTTACAACCTTAAAGAACTTGAAAAAGCAATCGAAGAAACTACTGGATGAGCAACTCGTTCAAATCCTTTAAATCACATTCAAAGAGGTGGACGTCCAACTGCTCAAGAGCGTATTTACGCTTCTTTAATGGGAATTAAAGCTGTGGAATACTTAGTAGCTGGTAAAAGCGGTTTAGCAATTGGTATTTTAAATAACGATGTTGTTGGAACACCAATTTTAGAAGCTTTAAGCATGAAAAATGCTTCAAAAGAAAAATCAGTGCAAAAAGCAATCAAATTTAACAAACTTAACCAAGTGGGATAA
- a CDS encoding valine--tRNA ligase, which translates to MNKIYDHKTVEAGIEAKWQKKKFFMTHDERKKPFSILLPPPNVTGKLHLGHALDVYIQDTIIRYKKLKGYDVMWLPGMDHAGIATQSKVEDVLYKSTGLTRHDLGREAFVNKIWEWKDEYAQVFRKQWSKVGLALDYSKERFTLDKEANKAVNKVFIDLYNKGFIYRGVRAINWDIKLQTALSNIEVVSETTEQKMYYIKYYLENSTDYLTIATVRTETLLSDVALVFNPKDKRYQKYLNKNVIHPLTKEKLPVIAHEYVDPKFGSGVMKLSAHAEADIDIIQKLKLEIRETINKEGYINYPNSEFHNLERFEAREKIAKYLKEHNYLEKVEETTSNVGMSERSKTPVEILVLPQWFVKMDHFAKHILDELDTKEAVKFYPKRFKETLRKWIENVHDWNISRQLWWGHQIPAWYDQDGNIKVQEKSPGKNWIQDSDVLDTWFSSGIAPFTFLNWPNPNSDLARFYPFSLLVTGYDLIFFWVARMYFFGKEFMRQKPFNDLLLHGLIRDKNGLKMSKSLNNGVDPMDMIEQYGSDSLRWFLITNTSPGMDIKFSTEKVEAAWRVNNKLWNIANFIVSLEENHNNTKSDADYWIYNKLASLSKVINKAMKTYDFAVAGSEIQRFLFNDLSGWYIEMIKNNPSKKHALEVLRKTLIILHPFMPFITDRLYSNIFKDELLNHTIPMIRITKETKYIDLIIEVVTEIRKYREVNNISKKEIIEYDLQTPLSQSNIDIINKMAYAQLVPNQDFLITLSNNNLYIKMSADLKEKNKQLLLEKIAFTQSEIARATQILSNVNFINKAPKEKVQLEQDKLAKYQQDLIKYQEELKCKY; encoded by the coding sequence ATGAACAAAATTTATGACCACAAAACCGTAGAAGCAGGTATTGAAGCAAAATGACAGAAAAAGAAATTTTTTATGACTCATGACGAGCGTAAAAAACCTTTTTCAATTTTGCTACCCCCTCCAAATGTTACTGGTAAATTACATTTAGGACACGCTCTTGACGTATACATTCAAGACACCATTATTCGTTATAAAAAACTTAAAGGTTATGATGTAATGTGACTTCCAGGAATGGATCATGCCGGAATTGCTACTCAAAGTAAAGTTGAAGACGTGTTATACAAATCAACTGGATTAACTAGACATGATTTAGGACGTGAAGCGTTTGTAAATAAAATTTGAGAATGAAAAGATGAATACGCACAAGTGTTTAGAAAACAATGATCAAAAGTAGGTCTTGCTTTAGATTATTCAAAAGAACGTTTTACTTTGGATAAGGAAGCTAATAAAGCCGTAAATAAAGTTTTTATTGATTTATACAATAAAGGTTTTATTTATCGTGGAGTGAGAGCCATTAACTGAGATATTAAATTGCAAACTGCTTTATCAAATATTGAAGTTGTTTCAGAAACAACTGAACAAAAAATGTATTACATTAAATACTACCTTGAAAATTCAACTGATTATTTAACTATTGCAACCGTTAGAACCGAAACTCTTCTTAGTGATGTGGCACTTGTGTTTAATCCAAAAGATAAACGTTACCAAAAATATTTAAACAAAAACGTAATTCACCCTTTAACTAAAGAAAAGTTACCCGTGATTGCTCATGAATATGTTGATCCAAAATTTGGAAGTGGGGTGATGAAATTATCAGCACATGCTGAAGCTGATATTGATATTATTCAAAAACTTAAACTTGAAATTCGTGAAACTATTAACAAAGAAGGTTATATTAATTATCCAAATAGTGAGTTTCACAATTTAGAACGCTTTGAAGCCCGTGAAAAAATCGCTAAGTATCTTAAAGAACATAATTATTTAGAAAAAGTTGAAGAAACTACTTCAAACGTGGGAATGAGTGAACGTTCAAAAACCCCTGTGGAAATTTTAGTGCTTCCGCAATGATTTGTTAAAATGGATCATTTCGCTAAACACATTTTAGATGAACTTGACACCAAAGAAGCAGTTAAGTTTTACCCAAAACGTTTTAAAGAAACATTGCGTAAATGAATTGAAAACGTGCATGATTGAAACATCTCACGTCAACTTTGATGAGGACATCAAATTCCAGCTTGATATGACCAAGACGGAAACATAAAAGTGCAAGAAAAATCTCCAGGTAAAAATTGAATACAAGATTCTGATGTTTTAGATACTTGATTTTCTTCTGGAATTGCTCCATTTACCTTTTTAAATTGACCAAATCCAAATTCAGATTTAGCTAGATTTTATCCTTTCTCATTACTTGTTACTGGATATGATTTAATTTTCTTTTGAGTGGCACGTATGTATTTCTTCGGGAAAGAATTCATGCGCCAAAAACCATTTAACGACTTGTTACTTCATGGTTTAATTCGTGATAAAAACGGTTTAAAAATGTCCAAATCATTAAATAATGGTGTTGATCCAATGGATATGATTGAACAATACGGATCTGATTCATTGAGATGATTCTTAATTACTAATACTTCTCCAGGAATGGATATTAAATTTTCAACTGAAAAAGTGGAAGCTGCTTGAAGAGTAAATAATAAATTATGAAATATTGCTAACTTTATTGTTTCTTTAGAAGAAAATCACAACAACACCAAAAGTGATGCTGATTATTGAATTTATAACAAGCTTGCATCTTTAAGCAAAGTAATTAACAAAGCAATGAAAACATATGATTTTGCCGTTGCTGGAAGTGAAATTCAACGCTTCTTGTTCAATGATTTAAGTGGATGATACATTGAAATGATTAAAAATAATCCTTCTAAAAAACATGCTTTAGAAGTGCTGAGAAAAACTTTAATTATTCTTCACCCATTTATGCCATTTATCACCGATAGATTGTATTCAAACATTTTCAAGGATGAATTGTTAAATCACACCATTCCAATGATACGAATTACCAAAGAAACCAAATATATTGATTTAATCATTGAAGTGGTTACCGAAATTCGTAAATATCGTGAAGTTAATAACATTTCTAAAAAAGAAATTATTGAATACGACCTTCAAACCCCTTTAAGTCAAAGCAACATTGATATCATCAACAAAATGGCCTACGCTCAACTAGTGCCAAATCAAGACTTTTTAATTACATTAAGTAACAACAACTTATACATTAAAATGAGTGCAGATCTTAAAGAAAAAAACAAACAATTATTGCTTGAAAAAATCGCCTTCACTCAAAGTGAAATTGCTCGCGCGACCCAAATTTTAAGTAATGTTAACTTTATCAATAAAGCCCCTAAAGAAAAAGTTCAACTAGAGCAAGATAAACTAGCCAAATATCAACAAGATTTAATCAAATATCAAGAGGAGCTCAAATGCAAATACTAA
- a CDS encoding ABC transporter ATP-binding protein, which produces MNKKKTNDVDKYYDSSFSMFKTLKTIFHYLKAEKTRLLWGNLFAFINAAFYVIGSVLIGLVIKEFFEPYARSIDPIPLSEFNWTKFILYLSALSGAFVLYGIFRYWESYLYIRVCYGLGTKLRAQIMNKLFKTPIKYYDQQKAGNIISIIINDINNVNDTLFQITTQLFTSFWNIVLSIIVMMFVSSTLTLIIVPLSIILFFASFIVVKKSQRYFVATQNAFGKMNAYVEEMLTNTKVTNSFDRQEQVHKGLRQITREIRNIAYKGDTAARSFDVWFQLVSNILILVISAIAALFYVKGIPVYGIQGFGSNDDGTASAALVVTYVSLNWNFIGPFQNILNIAFSLQVGTASSNRVFKLSELNFKPREPEDIPIDEIKGEVEFKNVWFKYLDESNMYQLKNASFKVKPGQVVAFVGPTGAGKTTIINLLSKFYDYNEGSILIDGKELRNIKTKMLRDHMTVVLQDSFLFNETIYDNLTLGNKNLTKEEVIKAAKLTNIHHFIMTLPNDYDTVVENNGANISQGERQLISLTRAILSNKNLLILDEATSSIDSRTEIIVQNSIRHLTKNKTSFIIAHRLSTIKNADIIMVINDGQIIESGSHQELLKKEGFYYNLYHSQYK; this is translated from the coding sequence ATGAACAAGAAAAAAACAAATGATGTTGATAAGTATTATGATAGTTCCTTCTCAATGTTTAAAACCCTTAAAACCATTTTTCATTACTTAAAGGCCGAAAAAACTCGTTTGCTTTGAGGAAATTTATTTGCTTTTATAAATGCGGCTTTTTATGTAATTGGAAGTGTTTTAATTGGGTTAGTAATTAAAGAATTTTTTGAGCCATATGCTCGAAGTATTGATCCAATTCCGCTAAGTGAATTTAATTGAACTAAATTTATTTTATATTTATCAGCTCTTTCGGGCGCATTTGTACTTTATGGAATTTTTCGTTACTGAGAAAGTTATTTATATATTCGTGTTTGCTATGGTCTAGGAACTAAACTTAGAGCTCAGATCATGAATAAGCTTTTTAAAACTCCAATTAAATATTATGATCAGCAAAAAGCTGGAAACATCATTTCAATTATCATTAATGATATTAATAATGTTAATGACACATTATTTCAAATAACCACCCAACTTTTTACTAGTTTTTGAAATATTGTTTTAAGTATCATTGTCATGATGTTTGTGTCTTCAACTCTTACTTTAATTATTGTTCCTCTTTCAATTATTTTGTTTTTTGCATCATTTATTGTAGTTAAAAAATCTCAAAGATATTTTGTAGCTACCCAAAATGCTTTCGGGAAAATGAATGCTTATGTTGAAGAGATGCTAACTAATACTAAAGTAACTAATTCTTTTGACCGCCAAGAACAAGTACATAAAGGTCTTAGACAAATTACTCGGGAAATTCGTAATATTGCTTATAAAGGTGATACAGCCGCTCGTAGTTTTGATGTATGATTCCAACTCGTTTCAAATATCTTAATTTTAGTTATTTCCGCCATTGCAGCACTCTTTTATGTTAAAGGAATTCCAGTGTATGGAATTCAAGGGTTTGGTTCAAATGATGATGGAACCGCTTCAGCTGCATTGGTAGTTACTTATGTTTCATTAAACTGAAACTTCATTGGTCCATTCCAAAATATTCTAAACATTGCTTTCTCATTACAAGTAGGAACTGCTTCTTCAAATAGGGTCTTTAAATTATCAGAACTAAACTTTAAACCTCGTGAACCTGAAGATATACCTATTGACGAAATTAAAGGAGAAGTTGAATTTAAAAATGTTTGATTTAAATATTTAGACGAATCAAATATGTATCAACTCAAAAATGCTTCTTTTAAAGTAAAACCTGGACAAGTTGTGGCTTTTGTTGGTCCTACTGGAGCTGGTAAAACCACCATTATTAACTTACTTAGTAAGTTTTATGATTATAATGAAGGATCAATTTTAATTGATGGAAAAGAACTTAGAAACATCAAAACTAAAATGCTTCGTGATCATATGACAGTGGTGCTTCAAGATTCGTTCTTATTTAATGAAACCATTTATGATAATTTAACTTTAGGAAACAAAAATTTAACTAAAGAAGAAGTTATAAAAGCAGCTAAATTAACTAACATTCACCACTTTATTATGACATTGCCAAATGATTATGATACAGTTGTAGAAAACAATGGTGCTAATATTTCCCAAGGAGAAAGACAACTTATTTCGCTAACAAGGGCAATTTTAAGTAACAAAAACTTACTCATTTTAGATGAAGCTACTTCAAGCATTGACTCACGTACTGAAATTATTGTTCAAAACTCAATTCGTCACTTAACCAAAAACAAAACTTCATTTATTATTGCTCACCGTCTTTCAACCATTAAAAACGCTGATATTATCATGGTTATTAATGATGGACAAATCATTGAAAGTGGTAGTCACCAAGAGTTACTTAAAAAAGAAGGATTCTATTATAATCTTTATCACTCACAATACAAATAA